The following DNA comes from Amycolatopsis solani.
CGTAGCCCTCGCGGACCTTGCGGTCGTTCCGGGCCGGCGACTCGGTGGTGGGCTCGCTCATGCGGCACCTTCACTCTCGGCGTCGGGGGCAACGGACAGGCCGAGTTCGCGCTCGCGCATGACCGTGTAGATCCGCGCGATGTCCGTGCGGACGGTGCGCAGACGGCGGTTGTTGTCGAGCTGCCCGGTCGCCATCTGGAAGCGGAGGTTGAAGAGCTCCTCCTTGTATTCCTTCAGACGCAGGACGAGCTCTTCCGCGGTGAGCTCACGCAGCTCCGATGCCAGAGCACCAGCGTTCGCCATCAGAACTCACCACCTTCACGGGTCACGATGCGGCACTTCATGGGCAGCTTGTGGATCGCGCGGCGGAGCGCCTCACGGGCGGTCTCCTCGTTCGGGAACGAGATCTCGAACATCACGCGGCCCGGCTTCACGTTGGCGATCCACCACTCGGGCGAACCCTTACCGGAACCCATGCGGGTTTCCGCCGGCTTCTTGGTCAGCGGGCGGTCCGGGTAGATGGTCGTCCACACCTTGCCACCACGCTTGATGTGACGGGTCATGGCGATACGAGCGGACTCGATCTGCCGGTTCGTCACGTAGCTGTGCTCAAGCGCCTGGATGCCGTACTCGCCGAAGCTGACCTTCGTGCCACCCTTGGCGGCGCCGTGGCGCTTCGGGGAGTGCTGCTTCCGGTGCTTGACCCTGCGCGGGATGAGCACGTCTCAGCCCTCCGTCTTTTCTGCGGTCTCGGTGGCCGGGGCCGCCGGGGCCTCGGTCGTGGCGGCGGCGGCCGCACGACCGGCTTCGGTCGAGGTGGCGGTCGTGCCCGAGGCGCCGGAACGACGCGGGCGGGACGGCCGGTCGCTGCGGTCACGGTCGCGACCGCCACGCGGCGCACGCTCGGCGGCGTCGCGGGCCTCGCGGGCCTTCAGGCCACCGACGAGCTCACCCTTGTAGATCCACACCTTGACGCCGATGCGACCGAACGTCGTCTTGGCCTCGAAGAAGCCGTAGTCGATGTCGGCGCGCAGCGTGTGCAGCGGGACGCGGCCATCGCGGTAGTGCTCGGAGCGGGACATCTCGGCACCGCCGAGACGACCGCCGCACTGCACGCGGATGCCCTTGACCTGCGGCGAGCGCATGGAGGTCTGGATCGCCTTCCGCATCGCGCGGCGGAACGCCACGCGGTTGGAAAGCTGCTCCGCGACCGCCTGGGCGACCAGCTGGGCGTCGGCCTCGGGGTTCTTGACCTCGAGGATGTTCAGCTGGACCTGCTTCTTGGTCAGCTTCTCCAGCGCGCCACGGATCCGGTCGGCCTCCGCGCCGCGGCGGCCGATGACGATGCCCGGCCGGGCGGTGTGGATGTCGACGCGGACGCGGTCACGAGTGCGCTCGATCTCGACCTTGGAGATGCCGGCGCGCTCCATGCCCGTCGCCAGCAGCTTGCGGATCTTGACGTCCTCGGCCACGTACTCGGCGTACTGCTTGTCGGCGTACCAGCGCGACTTCCAGTCCGTGGTGATACCCAGGCGGAAACCGTGCGGGTTGATCTTCTGGCCCACTACCGGCCACCTGCCTTCTTCTTGCTCTGAGCCTTCTGCGCGACGGCGGGACGCGACTCCACCTCGACGGTGATGTGGCTGGTCCGCTTGCGGATCCGGTACGCGCGGCCCTGGGCCCGCGGGCGGATCCGCTTGAGGGTCGGGCCCTCGTCGGCGTACGCGTTCTTGACCCAGAGGGTGTCCGGGTCCAGCTGAAGGTTGTTCTCGGCGTTGGCCACGGCGCTGGCGAGCACCTTCGCGACCGGCTCGCTGGCCGCCTGCGGGGCGAACCGGAGCACGGCCAAGGCGTCGGCGGCGCTACGTCCCTTGATGAGCTCGATCACCCGGCGCACCTTGGTCGGCGAGTCCCGGACGAAGCGAGCCCGCGCGTACGCCGTAGGCAGTTCAGCCTCGGTCGTCACGTCGTTCTGGGCGTTCATCGCTACTTCCTGTCTTGTTTCGTGCCCGCTCAGCGGCGGCGCGACTTGCGGTCGTCCTTGATGTGACCCTTGAAGGTCCGCGTCGGGGCGAATTCGCCCAGCTTGTGACCGACCATGGCCTCGGTGACGAACACCGGGACGTGCTTGCGGCCGTCGTGCACGGCGATCGTGTGACCCAGGAAATCCGGGATGATCGTCGAACGACGCGACCAGGTCTTGATCACGGTCTTCTTGCCCGATTCGTTCAGCGCGTCCACCTTCTTGAGCAGGTGGTCGTCCACGAACGGGCCCTTCTTGAGGCTACGTGGCATGTTGTTCTACCTCCCTGCTCAGCGCTTGTTCTTGCCGGTGCGGCGGCGGCGGACGATGAGGGCGTCGCTCGGCTTGCGCCGGCGCGTGCGACCCTCGGGCTTACCGTTCGGGTTGACCGGGTGGCGACCACCGGAGGTCTTACCCTCACCACCACCGTGCGGGTGGTCGACCGGGTTCATGACGACACCGCGGACCGTGGGGCGCTTGCCGCGCCAGCGGTTGCGGCCGGCCTTGCCCCAGTTGATGTTCGCGTGCTCGGAGTTGCCGACCTCGCCGATGGTGGCGCGGTTGCGCACGTCCACGTTGCGGATCTCACCCGAGGGGAGACGCAGCTGGGCGTACGGACCGTCCTTGGCGACGAGCTGCACCTTCGCGCCCGCGGACCGCGCCATCTTCGCGCCGCCGCCGGGGCGGAGCTCGATCGCGTGGATCACGGTGCCGACCGGGATGTTGCGCAGCGGCAGGTTGTTGCCCGGCTTGATGTCGGCCCGGGGGCCGTTCTCGACCGTGTCACCCTGCTTGAGCTTCTCCGGCGCGATGATGTAGCGCTTCTCGCCGTCGGCGTAGTGCAGCAGCGCGATGCGAGCGGACCGGTTGGGGTCGTACTCGATGTGCGCGACCTTGGCGGGAACGCCGTCCTTGTCGTTCCGGCGGAAGTCGATCAGCCGGTACGCACGCTTGTGGCCGCCACCCTTGTGCCGGGTGGTGATCTTGCCGGACGAGTTGCGACCGCCCGTGCCGCTCAGCGGACGCAGCAGCGACTTCTCGGGAGTCGAGCGGGTGATCTCGGCGAAGTCCGAGACGCTCGAACCGCGACGACCCGGGGTCGTCGGCTTGTACTTGCGGATGCCCATTGTCAGCTCAGTCCTTTACGCGGTGGGTCCGCCGAAGATCTCGATCGCCTTGCTCTCAGGCGAAAGAGTCACGATGGCGCGCTTGGTGTCCTTGCGCTTGCCGAAGCCGGCGCGAGTCCGCTTACGCTTGCCCTTGCGGTTGGCCGTGTTGACACTGACCACCTTGACGCCGAACACCTTCTCGACCGCGATCTTGACCTGGGTCTTGTTGGCGTCCGGACGGACGATGAACGTGTACTTGTGGTCCTCGAGCAGCCCGTAGGACTTCTCGGAGATGACCGGCGCGAGCAGGATGTCGCGGGGGTCCGGAATGGCGACCGAACTCACTTCTCGTCACTCCCTTCCGTGACCTCGCCCGACCGCGCGGAAGCCTTGACGCTCTTGCCGCGGGCGGGGCCGGCGACGAACGCGTCGTACGCGGCCTTGGTGAACACGACGTCGTCGTTGACCAGCACGTCGTAGGTGTTGAGCTGGTCCGCCCAGAGGAGGTGCACCTCGGGCAGGTTCCGCAGGGAAACCCAGCTGTACTCGTCGTCCCGGTGCAGCACCACGAGCACGCGCTTCGCCTGCGTCA
Coding sequences within:
- the rpmC gene encoding 50S ribosomal protein L29, with translation MANAGALASELRELTAEELVLRLKEYKEELFNLRFQMATGQLDNNRRLRTVRTDIARIYTVMRERELGLSVAPDAESEGAA
- the rplP gene encoding 50S ribosomal protein L16; the encoded protein is MLIPRRVKHRKQHSPKRHGAAKGGTKVSFGEYGIQALEHSYVTNRQIESARIAMTRHIKRGGKVWTTIYPDRPLTKKPAETRMGSGKGSPEWWIANVKPGRVMFEISFPNEETAREALRRAIHKLPMKCRIVTREGGEF
- the rpsC gene encoding 30S ribosomal protein S3, producing the protein MGQKINPHGFRLGITTDWKSRWYADKQYAEYVAEDVKIRKLLATGMERAGISKVEIERTRDRVRVDIHTARPGIVIGRRGAEADRIRGALEKLTKKQVQLNILEVKNPEADAQLVAQAVAEQLSNRVAFRRAMRKAIQTSMRSPQVKGIRVQCGGRLGGAEMSRSEHYRDGRVPLHTLRADIDYGFFEAKTTFGRIGVKVWIYKGELVGGLKAREARDAAERAPRGGRDRDRSDRPSRPRRSGASGTTATSTEAGRAAAAATTEAPAAPATETAEKTEG
- the rplV gene encoding 50S ribosomal protein L22, whose translation is MNAQNDVTTEAELPTAYARARFVRDSPTKVRRVIELIKGRSAADALAVLRFAPQAASEPVAKVLASAVANAENNLQLDPDTLWVKNAYADEGPTLKRIRPRAQGRAYRIRKRTSHITVEVESRPAVAQKAQSKKKAGGR
- the rpsS gene encoding 30S ribosomal protein S19, with protein sequence MPRSLKKGPFVDDHLLKKVDALNESGKKTVIKTWSRRSTIIPDFLGHTIAVHDGRKHVPVFVTEAMVGHKLGEFAPTRTFKGHIKDDRKSRRR
- the rplB gene encoding 50S ribosomal protein L2, which gives rise to MGIRKYKPTTPGRRGSSVSDFAEITRSTPEKSLLRPLSGTGGRNSSGKITTRHKGGGHKRAYRLIDFRRNDKDGVPAKVAHIEYDPNRSARIALLHYADGEKRYIIAPEKLKQGDTVENGPRADIKPGNNLPLRNIPVGTVIHAIELRPGGGAKMARSAGAKVQLVAKDGPYAQLRLPSGEIRNVDVRNRATIGEVGNSEHANINWGKAGRNRWRGKRPTVRGVVMNPVDHPHGGGEGKTSGGRHPVNPNGKPEGRTRRRKPSDALIVRRRRTGKNKR
- the rplW gene encoding 50S ribosomal protein L23, which codes for MSSVAIPDPRDILLAPVISEKSYGLLEDHKYTFIVRPDANKTQVKIAVEKVFGVKVVSVNTANRKGKRKRTRAGFGKRKDTKRAIVTLSPESKAIEIFGGPTA